The proteins below come from a single Ailuropoda melanoleuca isolate Jingjing chromosome 1, ASM200744v2, whole genome shotgun sequence genomic window:
- the TAS2R16 gene encoding LOW QUALITY PROTEIN: taste receptor type 2 member 16 (The sequence of the model RefSeq protein was modified relative to this genomic sequence to represent the inferred CDS: inserted 3 bases in 2 codons; deleted 2 bases in 1 codon; substituted 1 base at 1 genomic stop codon), with protein MVPLQLTVFFIILWVLESLTAIMQSNLIFTVLGXEWVPARRLSSSMDLILTCLGICCFCLQXVSVRNNCCSNFNPNYVFWYLLVTWEFTNXSYWLTSLPAVFHCVKVSSLTHSSFLWLRRRILRFVPWLLLDYLLISCVSIPFSDVRNYMNGHLVTMGHFSTNSIRIERLKMFHLYFTISYAMVTLVIPFLLFLACTILVMASLFQPVEQERHSTGHYSSSMETHATALSSLAIFLISFTSYLLTLLISIMNISLDKRSWFWAWEAVIYAIVSIHSRSLMLSSPKLKEVLKIRCWGLEAAWGTGYNKTPGQMGVGIDTTKANNQHCSYSPPCDSDTP; from the exons ATGGTGCCCCTCCAACTCACTGTCTTCTTCATAATCCTCTGGGTGCTTGAATCGTTGACAGCAATTATGCAGAGCAACTTAATTTTTACAGTGCTGGG AGAGTGGGTGCCGGCCAGAAGGCTGTCATCATCGATGGACTTGATTCTCACCTGCCTGGGTATCTGCTGCTTCTGTCTACAGTGAGTGTCAGTGCGGAACAATTGTTGCTCCAATTTTAACCCTAACTATGTATTTTGGTATTTATTGGTCACTTGGGAGTTTACTA ACTCTTACTGGTTAACCAGCTTGCCTGCTGTCTTCCACTGTGTCAAAGTCTCCTCCCTAACCCACTCCAGCTTCCTCTGGCTGAGGCGGAGAATTTTGAGGTTCGTTCCTTGGCTGTTGCTGGATTATCTGTTGATTTCTTGTGTGTCAATCCCCTTCTCGGATGTTAGGAATTATATGAATGGGCACTTAGTCACCATGGGGCATTTCTCTACGAACAGCATTAGGATTGAGAGGCTTAAGATGTTTCACCTGTATTTTACCATCTCTTACGCAATGGTCACATTGGTTATTCCTTTCCTCCTGTTCCTGGCCTGCACCATCTTGGTCATGGCCTCCCTGTTCCAACCCGTGGAGCAG GAGCGCCACAGCACTGGCCACTACAGCTCCAGCATGGAAACGCACGCCACCGCCCTGAGCTCTCTTGccatctttctcatttccttcaccTCTTACTTGCTGACCCTACTCATCTCTATTATGAACATCTCATTGGATAAGAGGTCCTGGTTCTGGGCCTGGGAAGCTGTCATCTATGCTATAGTCTCAATTCACTCCCGTTCACTAATGCTGAGCAGCCCTAAATTGAAAGAGGTTTTAAAGATAAGGTGCTGGGGCCTAGAGGCTGCCTGGGGCACAGGGTACAACAAGACCCCTGGGCAAATGGGCGTTGGCATTGACACGACTAAGGCCAATAACCAGCATTGCTCTTACAGTCCCCCATGTGATAGTGATACACCATAA